A genomic stretch from Litorilinea aerophila includes:
- the dnaN gene encoding DNA polymerase III subunit beta produces the protein MRVSCLQENLAKGLSIVSRAVSTRSTLPVLGNILLEARNNQLRLAATNLEIGINCWIGAKVEDEGAITVPARLLSEFVNSLPPERIDMELSVRTQTLHLHCARYDANMKGIDAADFPILPTADDPQGDASSQVETLEGVRIELAAPGLRKMIDQVIFAASTDESRPTLTGVEVNFVPEADGTRLTMAATDGYRLSIRSVLLAGTQPEGAQREPIKVIVPARSLGELARISADADEEQPVQVLVTQARNQILFKLRGKSESRGSFQQVELISQLIDARFPDYRAIIPKSYNTRTVVDTAQFLKAVRVAYLFARDNANIVRLGVTPGPGGQEGGQLRLTATSAEMGDSVNEIDALVEGEELEIAFDARFLIDVLSQIDQPQVVLETTQSTRPGTIRPLGMGEEEFLHVVMPMHPPR, from the coding sequence GTGCGGGTAAGCTGTCTTCAAGAAAATCTGGCCAAAGGACTCTCCATCGTCAGCCGGGCCGTCTCAACCCGAAGCACCTTGCCCGTTCTGGGCAACATTCTCCTGGAAGCCCGGAACAACCAGCTCCGGCTGGCCGCGACCAATCTGGAAATCGGCATCAACTGCTGGATCGGCGCCAAGGTGGAAGATGAAGGCGCCATCACCGTGCCGGCCCGCCTGCTCAGCGAATTCGTCAACAGCCTCCCCCCGGAACGCATCGACATGGAGCTGTCGGTGCGCACCCAAACCCTGCACCTCCACTGCGCCCGCTACGATGCCAACATGAAAGGCATCGATGCCGCCGACTTTCCCATCCTGCCCACCGCGGACGACCCCCAGGGGGATGCCTCCTCCCAGGTGGAGACACTGGAGGGTGTGCGCATCGAGCTGGCTGCCCCTGGCCTGCGCAAGATGATCGACCAGGTGATCTTTGCCGCCTCTACCGATGAAAGCCGCCCCACCCTGACCGGCGTGGAGGTCAACTTCGTGCCGGAGGCCGACGGCACCCGCCTCACCATGGCCGCCACCGATGGCTACCGGCTCAGCATCCGCAGCGTTCTCCTAGCCGGGACGCAGCCAGAGGGCGCCCAGCGGGAGCCCATCAAGGTGATCGTGCCGGCCCGGAGCCTGGGCGAACTGGCCCGCATCAGCGCCGACGCAGACGAAGAACAGCCGGTCCAGGTGCTGGTCACCCAGGCCCGCAACCAGATCCTCTTCAAGCTTCGGGGCAAAAGTGAAAGCCGGGGCAGCTTCCAGCAGGTGGAACTCATCAGCCAGCTCATCGATGCCCGCTTCCCGGACTACCGGGCCATCATCCCCAAAAGCTACAACACCCGAACCGTGGTGGACACCGCCCAGTTCCTCAAGGCCGTGCGGGTGGCCTACCTCTTCGCCCGGGACAACGCCAACATCGTGCGCCTGGGCGTCACGCCCGGGCCGGGCGGTCAGGAGGGGGGACAGCTCCGGCTGACGGCTACCAGCGCGGAAATGGGAGACAGCGTCAACGAAATCGATGCCCTGGTGGAAGGGGAGGAGCTGGAAATCGCCTTCGATGCCCGCTTCCTGATCGACGTCCTCAGCCAGATCGACCAGCCCCAGGTGGTGCTGGAGACCACCCAAAGCACCCGGCCGGGCACCATTCGCCCCCTGGGCATGGGCGAGGAAGAATTCCTCCACGTAGTCATGCCCATGCATCCCCCCAGGTAG
- a CDS encoding ABC transporter substrate-binding protein — protein MRKEKTDMSKRLWSFLVLVVWVLAACVQPIQPTIKIGINAPLTGDIPKVGEGTKFAAELWLEEIGGAITVGGQEYQVELVIEDNESKGESAAAVNTKLITQDEVLVIVGPQASKQAVPAGGVANDLETPMISPWSTNPNTTLNRPWVFRTPFLDPFQGPVVANFVTEEFGFTKAGVLYDIASDYPKGLAEFFKSAWEELHGEGSVVSFESFTTGDTDFSAQLTKIAEAGAEFIFAPQYYNEVPLIVQQAHELGFTGPIVGSDSWGSAELVNLCGEDCYGAFFSTHYAAEGATGATKEFIDKYNAKYGYVPDDVAALTWDSLNIVKTAIEDCGQITGDIKADRKCVRDAMANLKQFPGITGNMTFTEDGDPIKCAVIVRISEEGKFTFYKQICP, from the coding sequence ATGAGAAAGGAGAAAACGGACATGTCTAAGCGACTGTGGAGCTTCCTGGTGCTCGTGGTTTGGGTGTTGGCGGCGTGTGTCCAGCCTATCCAGCCCACGATTAAAATCGGTATCAACGCGCCACTGACGGGCGATATCCCCAAGGTGGGGGAGGGCACTAAGTTCGCTGCCGAGCTATGGCTGGAAGAGATCGGCGGCGCCATCACAGTGGGCGGCCAGGAGTATCAGGTTGAATTAGTCATCGAGGACAACGAGTCCAAGGGGGAATCAGCTGCGGCCGTCAACACCAAGCTCATCACCCAGGATGAGGTGCTGGTGATCGTTGGCCCACAGGCCTCTAAGCAGGCCGTGCCGGCCGGCGGTGTGGCCAATGACCTTGAGACACCCATGATCAGCCCGTGGTCGACCAACCCCAATACCACCCTGAATCGGCCATGGGTGTTCCGCACACCGTTCCTGGATCCCTTCCAGGGTCCGGTGGTGGCCAACTTTGTTACCGAGGAGTTCGGCTTTACCAAGGCTGGGGTCCTGTATGACATCGCCAGCGACTACCCCAAGGGCCTGGCCGAGTTCTTCAAGTCGGCCTGGGAGGAGCTGCACGGAGAGGGTTCGGTGGTGTCCTTTGAGAGCTTCACCACCGGCGATACAGACTTCAGCGCCCAGTTGACCAAGATCGCGGAGGCCGGCGCAGAGTTCATTTTCGCGCCCCAGTACTACAACGAGGTGCCGCTCATCGTACAACAAGCCCACGAACTGGGCTTTACCGGCCCCATTGTGGGTTCGGATAGCTGGGGCTCGGCCGAATTGGTGAACCTCTGTGGCGAGGATTGCTACGGCGCATTCTTCAGCACCCATTACGCTGCCGAAGGTGCCACGGGCGCCACCAAGGAATTCATCGACAAGTACAATGCCAAGTACGGCTATGTGCCCGATGACGTCGCCGCCCTGACCTGGGATTCACTCAACATTGTCAAGACGGCTATTGAGGATTGTGGCCAGATCACCGGCGACATCAAGGCCGATCGCAAATGCGTGCGTGATGCCATGGCGAACCTGAAGCAGTTCCCAGGTATCACCGGTAATATGACCTTCACGGAGGATGGCGATCCCATCAAGTGTGCGGTGATCGTACGCATCAGCGAAGAGGGTAAGTTCACCTTCTACAAGCAGATCTGCCCGTAA
- a CDS encoding branched-chain amino acid ABC transporter permease has translation MQFFLQNVINALQWGSIYSLIAIGYSMVYGVLMLFNFAHGDVFMVGAYIGFFVSTGLLALDIGGLIGLPVGVEMGLILVLTLILAMILNSFVGMAVERIGYRPLRDAPRASAAITGLMIGIILETGNLALLGPQRRSFPELIQTATFQFMGVSVTNKKILIVVVSLLLTLALHQFVRRSKWGMAMRAMAYDYVVVPLMGISANTIALMTFALGSALAAAAGILYGVAYPVLDPNMGILFGWKAFVAAILGGRGSILGASLAGFLLGFIEIFVTTIFPSTMRNLIAFGIILIILTFRPHGFFGEPYSAQLRL, from the coding sequence ATGCAGTTTTTTTTACAAAACGTCATTAATGCCCTGCAGTGGGGCAGCATCTACTCCCTGATTGCCATCGGCTACTCGATGGTCTATGGCGTGCTGATGCTGTTCAATTTCGCCCATGGCGATGTGTTCATGGTCGGCGCCTATATTGGCTTTTTCGTCTCCACCGGCCTGCTGGCACTCGACATTGGCGGTCTGATCGGCCTGCCGGTAGGGGTAGAGATGGGCCTGATCCTGGTTCTCACCTTGATCCTGGCCATGATTCTGAACAGCTTCGTGGGCATGGCGGTAGAGCGCATCGGCTACCGGCCGCTGCGGGATGCGCCGCGCGCCTCGGCCGCTATCACCGGCCTGATGATCGGCATCATCCTGGAGACGGGTAACCTGGCTCTGTTGGGGCCGCAGCGGCGCTCATTTCCGGAGCTGATCCAGACCGCCACTTTCCAGTTCATGGGCGTGAGCGTGACCAATAAGAAGATCCTCATCGTCGTGGTCTCGTTGCTGCTCACGTTGGCGCTGCACCAATTCGTCCGCCGTAGCAAGTGGGGAATGGCGATGCGTGCCATGGCCTACGATTACGTGGTCGTCCCTTTGATGGGCATCTCGGCCAACACCATCGCTTTGATGACCTTCGCCCTGGGGTCCGCATTGGCGGCAGCGGCAGGGATTCTCTATGGCGTGGCCTATCCGGTGCTGGATCCCAACATGGGCATCTTGTTCGGCTGGAAGGCTTTTGTGGCAGCCATCCTCGGCGGGCGCGGATCGATCCTGGGTGCAAGCCTGGCAGGCTTCCTGTTGGGTTTCATCGAGATCTTCGTCACCACCATCTTTCCCTCCACCATGCGAAACCTGATCGCCTTTGGGATCATCTTGATCATCCTGACCTTCCGCCCCCACGGCTTCTTCGGTGAGCCGTATAGCGCCCAATTGCGGCTGTAG
- a CDS encoding branched-chain amino acid ABC transporter permease produces MDVTPGSLPNRWRRIRQRLGRFWAPYRSVPMLGWLVAALVAVLLEQSLGLPLARGLGLVRIPALFGVAIILDAPILFPAVLAYVLLIYLIPIALVARYTAPLANRMARWLTSYPMVVGALVHLLILYGVLHIWTGVSDYRLLVARFTMIAIIATLSLNVVNGYMGEFSCSHPGFMALGAYTASVFNILLFVSDNRFGEALLPPVLGPFLFPFSLILGGLVAAAGALLVAIPSFRTRGDYLAIISLAFMFIVKSLFENLEVVGGARGLSNQPNYSTLPVVFVWTVLSIWIINNFVRSTVGKALNAVRDGELAASAMTVDTRKTKMTAFLFAAFWAGVSGGLFAHVIRYINPDTFGIRKLAEVLAMVYLGGLNSVVGSMVGAVGLSLISEALRPLEIYKWIIIPIILILTMIFRPSGMVAFREFDVGAILQPKDEPEKDVDYAAA; encoded by the coding sequence ATGGATGTGACCCCTGGTTCGTTACCCAACAGGTGGCGGCGCATCCGCCAGAGGCTGGGGCGCTTCTGGGCACCCTATCGTTCGGTGCCCATGCTGGGCTGGTTGGTTGCCGCTTTGGTGGCCGTGCTTTTGGAGCAATCCCTGGGGCTCCCGCTGGCCCGTGGTTTGGGCCTGGTCAGAATCCCGGCGCTTTTCGGGGTGGCGATCATTCTGGATGCGCCCATCTTATTTCCCGCCGTCCTGGCTTATGTGCTGCTGATCTACCTCATCCCCATCGCCCTGGTGGCACGCTACACGGCGCCGTTGGCCAACCGCATGGCACGCTGGTTGACCTCTTACCCCATGGTGGTCGGCGCTCTCGTGCACCTGCTGATCCTCTATGGCGTGCTCCATATCTGGACGGGCGTCAGCGACTATCGCCTGCTGGTCGCGCGTTTCACAATGATCGCCATCATCGCCACCTTAAGTCTGAATGTGGTCAACGGCTACATGGGCGAGTTTTCCTGCTCTCATCCGGGTTTCATGGCACTGGGGGCTTACACGGCCTCGGTCTTTAACATCCTCCTGTTTGTCTCCGACAACCGCTTCGGCGAGGCACTGCTTCCCCCTGTGCTCGGACCCTTCCTATTTCCTTTCTCGCTCATTCTGGGCGGGCTGGTGGCCGCCGCAGGTGCACTGCTGGTGGCGATTCCATCCTTCCGTACCCGCGGCGATTACCTGGCCATCATCTCTCTGGCCTTCATGTTCATCGTGAAGAGCCTGTTCGAGAACCTGGAAGTTGTGGGGGGTGCCCGGGGACTCAGCAACCAGCCCAACTACTCGACCCTGCCGGTTGTCTTTGTTTGGACAGTGCTTTCCATCTGGATCATCAATAACTTCGTCCGTTCGACGGTCGGCAAGGCCCTGAACGCGGTGCGGGATGGCGAGCTGGCGGCCAGCGCCATGACCGTCGACACCCGCAAGACCAAAATGACGGCCTTTCTCTTTGCTGCCTTCTGGGCCGGCGTCTCCGGCGGCCTCTTTGCGCATGTCATCCGCTATATCAATCCCGACACCTTTGGCATCCGCAAGCTGGCGGAAGTGTTGGCGATGGTCTACCTCGGCGGATTGAATTCGGTGGTCGGCTCGATGGTTGGCGCCGTCGGCCTGAGCCTCATTAGTGAGGCATTGCGGCCGCTCGAGATCTACAAGTGGATCATCATTCCCATCATCCTGATCCTGACCATGATCTTCCGCCCTTCTGGGATGGTGGCATTCCGGGAGTTCGACGTCGGGGCGATTCTCCAGCCAAAGGACGAGCCTGAAAAGGACGTGGATTATGCCGCTGCTTGA
- a CDS encoding ABC transporter ATP-binding protein produces MPLLEVRNMTHFFGGLRAVYNYNVTIEPGQIRGLIGPNGAGKSTVFNLITGIYTPTEGDILLEGQPIQGLRPDQISSRGLGRTFQNLRLWRHMTVLEHVMLARYSKLDYGLVGAFFGTAKRNREEARTRQIAMDLLKMMGIADQADQVVTNLPYGTQRRVELARALATAPRLLLLDEPTAGMNPGEALQMMEIIRQVHRELGLAIFLIEHRMKVVMDLCEIIQTLNFGEVIAEGTPEEIRNHPEVIDAYLGKEVLF; encoded by the coding sequence ATGCCGCTGCTTGAAGTCCGGAACATGACCCACTTCTTCGGCGGGCTGCGTGCGGTCTACAACTACAACGTGACCATCGAGCCCGGTCAGATCCGTGGCCTCATCGGCCCCAACGGCGCCGGGAAGTCCACCGTCTTCAACTTGATCACCGGCATCTACACCCCCACCGAGGGAGACATCTTGCTGGAGGGCCAGCCCATCCAGGGTCTGCGGCCGGACCAGATCTCCTCGCGCGGTCTGGGCCGCACCTTTCAGAACCTGCGGCTCTGGCGCCATATGACCGTGCTGGAACATGTCATGTTGGCCCGCTACTCCAAGCTGGACTACGGCCTGGTTGGCGCCTTCTTCGGTACGGCCAAACGTAACCGCGAGGAAGCGAGAACCCGCCAGATCGCCATGGACCTGCTGAAGATGATGGGCATTGCCGATCAGGCGGACCAGGTCGTCACCAACCTGCCCTACGGCACGCAGCGACGGGTGGAACTTGCCCGCGCCCTGGCAACCGCGCCCAGGCTTCTCCTTCTGGACGAGCCCACGGCCGGCATGAACCCTGGAGAGGCGCTGCAAATGATGGAAATCATCCGCCAGGTGCATCGCGAGTTGGGCCTGGCCATCTTCCTGATCGAGCACAGGATGAAGGTGGTCATGGATCTGTGCGAGATCATCCAGACGTTGAACTTCGGTGAGGTCATCGCCGAGGGCACGCCGGAGGAGATCCGCAATCATCCTGAGGTCATCGACGCATATCTGGGGAAAGAGGTTCTGTTCTGA
- a CDS encoding ABC transporter ATP-binding protein codes for MLLQVENLAVSYGNIKALHGIRFQVDEGEIVSIIGANGAGKSTTLRAISRLVPVAPGSRMSFMGKDLLQYPAHKVVTELGISHVPEGRRLFENLTVMENLRLAAFARKDADHIKRDMERVFDLFPRLKERLSQKAGTLSGGEQQMLAVGRAMMSAQKMMLLDEPSMGLAPLLMLNLFEALKELNQAGTTILLVEQNARMALQFAQRGYVLESGNLVLAGKSQELLENPEVRKAYLGG; via the coding sequence ATGTTGCTTCAAGTCGAGAACCTGGCCGTCTCCTATGGAAACATCAAGGCTCTGCACGGCATTCGCTTTCAGGTCGATGAAGGCGAGATTGTGTCTATCATTGGAGCCAACGGCGCCGGCAAAAGCACCACGCTGCGAGCCATCTCTCGCCTGGTCCCCGTCGCGCCGGGCTCCAGGATGAGCTTCATGGGCAAGGATCTACTCCAATATCCGGCCCATAAGGTGGTCACAGAATTGGGGATCTCACACGTTCCAGAGGGACGTCGGCTCTTCGAGAACCTCACGGTGATGGAAAACCTGAGGTTGGCGGCCTTCGCCCGCAAGGATGCAGACCATATCAAACGTGACATGGAGCGGGTGTTTGACCTTTTCCCGCGCCTGAAGGAGCGTTTGAGCCAGAAGGCGGGAACCCTGAGCGGTGGCGAGCAGCAGATGTTGGCCGTGGGACGGGCCATGATGAGCGCCCAGAAGATGATGTTGCTGGATGAGCCTTCGATGGGTCTGGCACCGCTGCTGATGCTGAACTTGTTCGAGGCACTGAAGGAGCTTAACCAGGCGGGTACCACCATCCTGTTGGTGGAACAGAATGCTCGCATGGCCCTCCAATTCGCCCAGCGGGGATATGTGTTGGAGAGCGGCAATCTCGTATTGGCGGGCAAGTCACAGGAGCTGCTCGAGAACCCCGAGGTGAGGAAGGCGTACCTGGGCGGCTGA
- a CDS encoding LLM class flavin-dependent oxidoreductase has translation MANPFRLGFFTHLEGEGDPRRIYQETLDLFLAAEELGFQVGWVAQHHFHIHPGRLPAPFPFLAAVAARTRRIRLGTSLVVLPLEHPLRVAEDAAVVDLLSGGRLELGVGSGGAPAEFHVFGVDPAQRHERTTAGLEQLKRALGGERLNQDGLSLDPPAPGLVERLWQGAGSVAGARFVARQGVGLLLPRATWRDGQGTEALQLPMIQAYLAAWTAPEPPRIGLSRSVFPVADGRMARSLLQEGLEAAGAWPPSSEECLSLEAYCQRQHIAWGHPEEVAARLAADRTLAHATDLIVQFGPARTDFQQTLQMLELVATRVAPALGWQPGA, from the coding sequence ATGGCCAATCCGTTTCGACTCGGTTTCTTCACCCACCTGGAAGGAGAGGGGGATCCCCGCCGCATCTACCAGGAGACGCTCGACCTCTTCCTGGCCGCCGAGGAGCTGGGCTTCCAGGTGGGCTGGGTGGCCCAACACCACTTCCACATTCACCCTGGCCGTCTGCCCGCGCCCTTTCCCTTTCTGGCAGCCGTCGCAGCCCGCACCCGCCGCATCCGCCTGGGCACCTCCCTGGTGGTGCTTCCCCTGGAGCATCCCCTGCGGGTGGCCGAGGATGCCGCGGTGGTGGATCTGCTGAGCGGTGGCCGGCTGGAGCTGGGCGTGGGCAGCGGCGGCGCACCGGCGGAGTTCCACGTCTTCGGCGTGGATCCGGCCCAGCGCCATGAGCGGACCACAGCCGGGCTGGAGCAGCTCAAGCGGGCGCTTGGGGGCGAGCGCCTGAACCAGGATGGCCTCTCCCTGGATCCGCCGGCGCCGGGCCTGGTGGAGCGGCTCTGGCAGGGCGCTGGCAGCGTTGCGGGGGCCCGCTTCGTGGCCCGGCAGGGGGTGGGCCTGCTGCTGCCCCGGGCCACCTGGCGGGACGGCCAGGGGACGGAGGCGCTGCAGCTGCCCATGATTCAAGCCTATCTGGCAGCGTGGACAGCCCCGGAGCCACCCCGCATTGGCCTCTCCCGCAGCGTCTTCCCCGTCGCCGACGGACGGATGGCCCGTTCCCTTCTCCAGGAAGGCCTGGAGGCGGCGGGGGCGTGGCCGCCTTCCTCGGAAGAGTGCCTCTCCCTGGAGGCCTATTGCCAGCGTCAGCACATCGCCTGGGGCCATCCCGAGGAGGTGGCAGCCCGGCTGGCCGCAGACCGGACCCTGGCCCATGCCACGGACCTGATCGTCCAGTTTGGCCCGGCCCGGACGGATTTCCAGCAGACCCTGCAGATGTTGGAGTTGGTGGCGACCCGGGTCGCGCCGGCCCTGGGGTGGCAGCCCGGCGCGTAA